In Methylomonas sp. MK1, the following are encoded in one genomic region:
- a CDS encoding TIGR03862 family flavoprotein — MTHSKHSVAIVGAGPAGLMAAEVLSQAGLSVTVYDAMPSAGRKFLMAGKGGMNITHSEPFAQFLSRYGARCAELEPILNDFAPDALRVWVQGLDIETFVGTSGRVFPTDMKAAPLLRAWLHRLRSNSVQFRMRHRWLGWVENDLRFDTPDGERIAQADAVILALGGGSWPQLGSTGAWQSLLTQRSIAVEPLKPANCGFETAWSDYFRERFAGQPLKPVSILFTNQNGETFNQQGELTIAEYGLEGGLIYALSAPLREEIAASGSALIQLDLLPDRSLANIIDRLGKPRGKDSLGNHLRKRLGISGAKAALLREALSAAEMDDPTRLAKILKALPITLTATRPIAEAISSAGGVSFAELDQHLMLRNFPGVFVAGEMLDWEAPTGGYLLTACLATGRAVGLGALAWLQQQ, encoded by the coding sequence GTGACCCATTCAAAACATTCTGTCGCCATCGTCGGTGCCGGTCCAGCCGGACTAATGGCCGCCGAAGTATTGAGCCAGGCCGGCTTGAGCGTTACCGTTTACGATGCTATGCCCTCGGCCGGGCGTAAGTTTTTGATGGCTGGCAAGGGCGGGATGAATATCACGCACTCCGAGCCTTTCGCGCAGTTTTTATCCCGCTACGGGGCACGGTGCGCGGAGCTTGAGCCGATATTGAACGATTTTGCACCGGATGCGTTGCGAGTCTGGGTGCAAGGCTTGGATATCGAAACCTTTGTCGGCACATCGGGCCGGGTGTTTCCGACCGATATGAAAGCCGCGCCGTTGTTGCGAGCTTGGCTGCACCGCCTACGTTCCAACAGCGTACAGTTTCGCATGCGCCATCGTTGGCTAGGTTGGGTGGAAAATGACCTACGATTCGATACGCCGGACGGCGAGCGAATTGCCCAGGCCGATGCGGTGATTTTGGCTTTGGGCGGCGGCAGTTGGCCGCAACTGGGTTCGACGGGGGCCTGGCAATCCTTGCTAACCCAGCGCAGCATCGCCGTTGAACCGCTAAAGCCAGCCAACTGCGGTTTCGAAACGGCTTGGAGCGACTATTTTCGCGAGCGTTTTGCCGGCCAACCGCTCAAGCCGGTTAGCATCTTATTCACAAATCAGAACGGCGAGACATTCAACCAGCAAGGCGAACTGACAATAGCCGAGTACGGCTTGGAAGGCGGCTTGATCTATGCCCTGTCCGCACCGTTGCGCGAGGAAATAGCCGCCAGCGGTTCGGCGTTGATACAGTTGGATTTACTGCCGGATCGAAGTTTGGCAAACATCATAGATCGTCTGGGCAAGCCGCGCGGCAAGGACAGCTTGGGCAATCATCTACGCAAACGTTTGGGTATTAGCGGCGCCAAAGCTGCTTTGCTGCGCGAAGCCTTGTCTGCCGCCGAAATGGACGATCCGACCAGACTTGCCAAAATCTTGAAAGCACTGCCCATCACGCTAACGGCTACCCGGCCTATTGCAGAAGCGATCAGCAGTGCCGGCGGTGTCAGCTTTGCGGAGCTGGATCAACATTTAATGCTGCGAAATTTCCCCGGTGTATTTGTCGCGGGCGAGATGCTGGATTGGGAAGCGCCGACGGGTGGTTATCTGCTAACCGCCTGCTTGGCCACCGGTCGCGCGGTTGGTTTAGGGGCCTTAGCTTGGCTGCAGCAACAATGA